One Oceanispirochaeta sp. DNA window includes the following coding sequences:
- a CDS encoding Gfo/Idh/MocA family oxidoreductase, with translation LCVSGLIGSVHSLQWNVLQFMGVDNKFNQTLWRNQNEYPGGYVMDGGVHFVHGLQMIAGPVTSLVAKTKSVNPLLGTMDMGFALLTHASGVISSLNMGWQHGDEEEHLKVFGTEGTLIIKEKEILHLRTDGTQNTYALVETDTFLEEWKDFYSAIQGISSLDLVQRDVVRDVQIIEGIIRSADEGKEIFID, from the coding sequence CTCTGCGTGAGCGGTTTGATCGGCTCAGTGCATTCCCTCCAGTGGAATGTCCTCCAGTTTATGGGAGTGGATAATAAATTCAATCAGACCCTCTGGCGGAACCAAAATGAGTACCCCGGCGGGTATGTGATGGATGGAGGGGTACATTTTGTGCATGGCCTGCAGATGATTGCCGGGCCGGTCACATCGCTTGTGGCCAAGACAAAGAGTGTTAACCCCCTTCTGGGAACAATGGATATGGGTTTTGCACTGCTGACCCATGCCTCCGGTGTCATCAGTTCTCTCAATATGGGCTGGCAGCACGGCGATGAAGAGGAGCATCTCAAGGTTTTCGGAACCGAAGGGACCCTGATCATCAAAGAGAAGGAGATCCTCCACCTCAGGACAGATGGAACTCAGAATACCTATGCCCTGGTTGAGACTGATACGTTCCTGGAAGAGTGGAAGGACTTTTATTCCGCCATACAGGGAATTTCCTCCCTTGATCTGGTCCAGAGGGATGTTGTAAGAGATGTTCAAATCATCGAAGGGATCATCCGGTCTGCGGATGAAGGAAAAGAAATCTTCATCGATTAG